The Stigmatopora argus isolate UIUO_Sarg chromosome 23, RoL_Sarg_1.0, whole genome shotgun sequence genome contains a region encoding:
- the gnsa gene encoding N-acetylglucosamine-6-sulfatase isoform X1, whose translation MWFKYVLTCVTVWSCYLGHLGERGALAKSSRTPNVVLILTDDLDVAMGGLTSLKKTQKLIGDAGITFTNAVSAGRGRQAETAFRPRRDDAVPLPSFQFVASPLCCPSRASILTGKYPHNHRVTNNTLEGNCSSVAWQKSEEAGTFPALLNRLAGYQTFFAGKYLNQYGRAEAGGVEHVPVGWSHWVGLEKNSKYYNYTLSVNGKAEKHGDDYGKDYLTDVLANASLSFLRSKSSYKPFFMMVSTPAPHSPWTAAPQYRDRFNDTRAPRDPNFNIHGKDKHWLIRQAKTPMSNSSVRFLDDAFRKRWRTLLSVDDLVEKIVGCLRDRDELDDTYIFFTSDNGYHTGQFSLPLDKRQLYDFDIRVPLMVRGPNIKAGQISQFLVANVDLGPTVLDVAGINVSKTQMDGTSFLPVLNGQMNGSSWRSDILVEYQGEGSDISDPACPLLGPGVSECFPDCVCEDSFNNTYACVRTLAPAADLQYCEFDDDEVFVEVYNLTADPFQLDNIAKTIDQEVLEKMNHRLMMLQSCAGQTCRTAGVYHARFQFHPRRMFHGRRRQTVARHRQKMK comes from the exons ATGTGGTTCAAGTATGTGCTTACCTGCGTCACCGTGTGGAGCTGCTACTTGGGCCACTTGGGCGAGCGCGGAGCTTTAGCCAAATCGTCCCGTACTCCAAACGTCGTCCTCATCCTCACCGACGACCTGGACGTCGCCATGGGGGGCCTG ACTTCCctaaaaaagacacaaaaactCATCGGCGACGCCGGGATCACCTTCACCAACGCAGTAAGCGCCGGCCGCGGTCGCCAAGCGGAGACGGCGTTCCGACCGCGACGCGACGACGCCGTCCCTTTGCCGTCTTTTCAGTTCGTGGCCAGTCCGCTGTGCTGCCCCAGCCGAGCCAGCATCCTGACGGGGAAATACCCGCACAACCACCGTGTCACCAACAACACGCTGGAGGGGAACTGCAGCAGCGTGGCTTGGCAGAAGAGCGAGGAGGCGGGCACCTTCCCCGCCCTGCTCAATCGCCTGGCCGGCTACCAGACCTTTTTCGCCGGGAAGTACCTGAATCAG TACGGACGCGCCGAGGCCGGCGGCGTGGAGCACGTTCCTGTCGGCTGGAGCCACTGGGTCGGCTTG GAGAAAAATTCAAAGTACTACAACTACACTCTGTCGGTGAACGGAAAGGCCGAGAAACACGGGGACGACTACGGCAAAGATTATCTGACCGACGTGCTG GCCAACGCGTCCTTGAGCTTCCTGCGCTCCAAATCCAGCTACAAGCCCTTCTTCATGATGGTGTCCACGCCAGCCCCCCACTCCCCGTGGACCGCCGCCCCCCAGTACCGGGACCGTTTTAACGACACCAGGGCGCCCCGGGATCCCAACTTCAACATTCACGGCAAG GACAAACACTGGCTGATCCGGCAAGCCAAGACACCCATGAGCAACTCGTCCGTGCGCTTCCTGGACGATGCTTTCAGGAAACG GTGGCGGACGTTGCTGTCGGTGGACGACCTCGTGGAGAAGATCGTGGGGTGCTTGCGAGACCGGGACGAACTGGACGACACCTACATCTTCTTTACCTCCGATAACGGATACCACACGG GTCAGTTCTCTCTTCCCCTGGACAAGCGGCAGCTGTACGATTTTGACATCCGCGTTCCCCTCATGGTGCGAGGACCCAACATCAAAGCCGGACAGATCAGCCAA TTCCTGGTGGCCAACGTGGACCTGGGGCCTACCGTGCTGGACGTGGCGGGAATCAATGTGAGCAAGACGCAGATGGACGGCACCTCCTTCCTGCCCGTTCTG AACGGGCAAATGAACGGCAGCTCTTGGAGGAGCGACATCCTGGTGGAGTACCAAGGAGAAGGCAGCGACATTTCCGACCCCGCCTGTCCCCTGCTCGGGCCCGGCGTGTCG GAGTGCTTCCCCGATTGCGTGTGCGAGGACTCGTTCAACAACACGTACGCGTGCGTGCGCACGCTGGCGCCGGCCGCCGACCTGCAGTACTGCGAGTTCGACGACGACGAG GTGTTTGTGGAGGTGTACAACCTGACGGCGGACCCGTTCCAGCTGGACAACATCGCCAAGACCATCGACCAGGAAGTCCTGGAAAAGATGAACCATAGGTTGATGATGTTGCAGTCGTGCGCCGGGCAGACGTGCCGCACCGCCGGCGTCTACCACGCGCG TTTCCAATTCCACCCACGGCGGATGTTTcacggccgccgccgccaaacCGTGGCGAGACACCGCCAAAAGATGAAGTGA
- the gnsa gene encoding N-acetylglucosamine-6-sulfatase isoform X2, giving the protein MWFKYVLTCVTVWSCYLGHLGERGALAKSSRTPNVVLILTDDLDVAMGGLTSLKKTQKLIGDAGITFTNAFVASPLCCPSRASILTGKYPHNHRVTNNTLEGNCSSVAWQKSEEAGTFPALLNRLAGYQTFFAGKYLNQYGRAEAGGVEHVPVGWSHWVGLEKNSKYYNYTLSVNGKAEKHGDDYGKDYLTDVLANASLSFLRSKSSYKPFFMMVSTPAPHSPWTAAPQYRDRFNDTRAPRDPNFNIHGKDKHWLIRQAKTPMSNSSVRFLDDAFRKRWRTLLSVDDLVEKIVGCLRDRDELDDTYIFFTSDNGYHTGQFSLPLDKRQLYDFDIRVPLMVRGPNIKAGQISQFLVANVDLGPTVLDVAGINVSKTQMDGTSFLPVLNGQMNGSSWRSDILVEYQGEGSDISDPACPLLGPGVSECFPDCVCEDSFNNTYACVRTLAPAADLQYCEFDDDEVFVEVYNLTADPFQLDNIAKTIDQEVLEKMNHRLMMLQSCAGQTCRTAGVYHARFQFHPRRMFHGRRRQTVARHRQKMK; this is encoded by the exons ATGTGGTTCAAGTATGTGCTTACCTGCGTCACCGTGTGGAGCTGCTACTTGGGCCACTTGGGCGAGCGCGGAGCTTTAGCCAAATCGTCCCGTACTCCAAACGTCGTCCTCATCCTCACCGACGACCTGGACGTCGCCATGGGGGGCCTG ACTTCCctaaaaaagacacaaaaactCATCGGCGACGCCGGGATCACCTTCACCAACGCA TTCGTGGCCAGTCCGCTGTGCTGCCCCAGCCGAGCCAGCATCCTGACGGGGAAATACCCGCACAACCACCGTGTCACCAACAACACGCTGGAGGGGAACTGCAGCAGCGTGGCTTGGCAGAAGAGCGAGGAGGCGGGCACCTTCCCCGCCCTGCTCAATCGCCTGGCCGGCTACCAGACCTTTTTCGCCGGGAAGTACCTGAATCAG TACGGACGCGCCGAGGCCGGCGGCGTGGAGCACGTTCCTGTCGGCTGGAGCCACTGGGTCGGCTTG GAGAAAAATTCAAAGTACTACAACTACACTCTGTCGGTGAACGGAAAGGCCGAGAAACACGGGGACGACTACGGCAAAGATTATCTGACCGACGTGCTG GCCAACGCGTCCTTGAGCTTCCTGCGCTCCAAATCCAGCTACAAGCCCTTCTTCATGATGGTGTCCACGCCAGCCCCCCACTCCCCGTGGACCGCCGCCCCCCAGTACCGGGACCGTTTTAACGACACCAGGGCGCCCCGGGATCCCAACTTCAACATTCACGGCAAG GACAAACACTGGCTGATCCGGCAAGCCAAGACACCCATGAGCAACTCGTCCGTGCGCTTCCTGGACGATGCTTTCAGGAAACG GTGGCGGACGTTGCTGTCGGTGGACGACCTCGTGGAGAAGATCGTGGGGTGCTTGCGAGACCGGGACGAACTGGACGACACCTACATCTTCTTTACCTCCGATAACGGATACCACACGG GTCAGTTCTCTCTTCCCCTGGACAAGCGGCAGCTGTACGATTTTGACATCCGCGTTCCCCTCATGGTGCGAGGACCCAACATCAAAGCCGGACAGATCAGCCAA TTCCTGGTGGCCAACGTGGACCTGGGGCCTACCGTGCTGGACGTGGCGGGAATCAATGTGAGCAAGACGCAGATGGACGGCACCTCCTTCCTGCCCGTTCTG AACGGGCAAATGAACGGCAGCTCTTGGAGGAGCGACATCCTGGTGGAGTACCAAGGAGAAGGCAGCGACATTTCCGACCCCGCCTGTCCCCTGCTCGGGCCCGGCGTGTCG GAGTGCTTCCCCGATTGCGTGTGCGAGGACTCGTTCAACAACACGTACGCGTGCGTGCGCACGCTGGCGCCGGCCGCCGACCTGCAGTACTGCGAGTTCGACGACGACGAG GTGTTTGTGGAGGTGTACAACCTGACGGCGGACCCGTTCCAGCTGGACAACATCGCCAAGACCATCGACCAGGAAGTCCTGGAAAAGATGAACCATAGGTTGATGATGTTGCAGTCGTGCGCCGGGCAGACGTGCCGCACCGCCGGCGTCTACCACGCGCG TTTCCAATTCCACCCACGGCGGATGTTTcacggccgccgccgccaaacCGTGGCGAGACACCGCCAAAAGATGAAGTGA